CGGGTGCCTGACGCAGGGTGTTCTTCAGGGCCGTCTCAAACGAATCCGTGTCGACGCCCACCTCACGCTGGGTGATGATGCAGTTCTTGTGCTCGTGCACGAACTCGATCGGGTCCTCGATGGTGATGATATGCCCATTCGAATACTGATTCCGGTAGCCCACCATGGCGGCAAGCGAGGTCGACTTTCCGGAACCCGTGGCGCCCACGAATATCACGAGGCCACGCTTCGTAAGGGCAATGTCTTTCAATACCGGCGGAAGATTCAATTCCTCGAAATGCGGAATGCGGGTCTCGATCTTGCGCAACACCATGCCAACCCGCTGCTGCTGCCGGAAAACGTTGACACGAAAGCGTCCGACACCCTGCGGATTGATCGCGAAGTTGCACTCGTTCGTCTCCTCGAACTCGCTACGCTGCTCCTCGTTCATGATGCTGTACACGAACTGGCGGGCCTGGTCTGCGGTGAGTGCCTGGCGTGTCACCGGCGCAAGTTTCCCGTCCACGCGCAGGCTGGGCGCCACCCCGGCGGTGATATACAGGTCCGAGGCGCCTTTTTCGACCATGAGTCGCAGGAGATCGAGGAAGCCCATCCTACCTCCGCGCGGCGGCGGCCGCCCCGTTGTTGTTCGTGAATGCCTCCTTGTTCGCCGCCTTGCCGCGCGCCTCCTCGGGCGATACCTGACGTGACCGCACGAGTTCCATGAGGCACTGATCGAGGGTCTGCATGCCCACGGACTGGCTGGTCTGAATGGCCGAATACATCTGCGCGATCTTGTTTTCACGGATCAGGTTGCGGATGGCGGGCGTGCCGATCATGATCTCGTGGGCGGCGATGCGCCCGCCGCCGACCTTCTTCAATAGCGTCTGGGAGATCACCGCGCGCAACGACTCCGAGAGCATGGACCGTACCATCTCCTTCTCCGCCGCCGGGAACACGTCCACCACGCGGTCTATGGTCTTGGCCGCGGAACTCGTATGCAGGGTGGCGAACACCAGATGACCGGTCTCGGCCGCGGTAAGCGCCAGGCGGATCGTCTCCAGATCGCGCAACTCGCCGACCAGGATGACATCCGGGTCTTCACGTAAGGCCGAACGCAGGGCATTCTCGAACCCCAAGGTATCCCGATGCACCTCGCGCTGATTGATGAGGCAGTTCTTGCTCGTATGCACGAACTCGATCGGGTCCTCTATGGTCAGTATGTGCTCGCGTCGGCTCTCGTTGACATGGTCTATCATCGCCGCAAGGGTGGTGGATTTGCCGGACCCCGTGGGGCCCGTAACCAGTACGATACCGCGCGGCTGGTCGGCGATCTGCTTGAAGATTCCGGGGGCGTTCAATTGCTCGAGGGTCAACACCTTCGAGGGGATGGTCCGGAAGACGGCGCCCGGGCCACGATTCTGATTAAAAGCATTGACACGAAAACGCGCGATGTTCGGCAGCTCGAACGAGAAATCGCACTCCAGCCGCTCCTCATACTCCTTTTGCTGCTTGTCGTTCATGATATCGTAGACCATATTGTGCACGGCGCGCTCATCCAAGGGGTCTACGTTGATGCGCTTGACGTCGCCGTCGACGCGGATAAGAGGTGGCAGACCGGCCGACAAATGCAGATCCGACGCGTTCTGTTTATAGGAAAAGGCCAGGAGTTCCGCGATATCCATGAGGTGTGGGCTACCAGGGTGGAGGTATGTTGAAGTATAACGAGCGCAAGCGCGGAGACAAGGCGGTCTTTCCCTGGAGGAAGAGTCCCCTTACACTCACCCCATGCAAAACTTCTCGATAGGCATCATCGGCGCGGGTCACATGGGTCTGGCGCTGGCCTCCGGCCTGGCATCGCGCATGGCGCCGGACCGCATAGCGGTCTCCGATCCACACGCCGACAAGCGGCAACGCGTCCACGACCTCGGGATCAGCGCCATGGCCGACAACGATTCCGTGGTCGCGCGCGCCGACCTCCTGGTATTGGCGGTAAAGCCGCAGGCCATGCGTGACCTGTGCGCCGCCATCGCCCCCAGGGTTCGAGAGCGCCGGCCGCTCGTGGTCTCGGTGGCGGCCGGCATCCGCGGAGCGGATATCGCCCGCTGGCTAGAGGGCGGGCCGGCCATCATTCGTGCCATGCCCAACACCCCGGCCTTGATCAACGCCGGGGTCAGCGTATTGTGGGCCAATGATGAGGCCACCCCGACGCAACGCGAAGCGGCGGCGACCGTATTGGGCGCGGTGTCCCAGGTGTTTTGGCTCGCAGACGAGGCCCTCATGGATGCCGCCACCGCGATCTCCGGGAGCGGGCCCGCCTACTTCTTCCTGATGGTCGAGGCGCTCGCCGCCGCCGGAGCGATGCTGGGACTCCCGCCGGATCTGAGCGCGGCGCTGGCCGCGGGCACGGCCGCCGGCGCCGGGCGCATGGTCCACGATCACCCCGGGGAGGCCGCGCTCCTGCGCGCGCGTGTCACATCCCCGGGCGGCACCACCGAGCGCGCCATAAAGAGCCTCCTGGGCGAGGGCTTCATGGAGATGTTCGGACGCGCCGCGCAAGCGGCCTGCGATCGCTCGCGCGAGCTGGGCGAGCAACTGGGGGCGGCGTGAGCTATCTGAGCCAAGCCCTGGCCTTTCTCATCGATACCCTGTTTGGGATGTATGTCATCCTGGTGCTGCTGCGCTTTTTGCTGCAGCTCACCCACGCCGACTTCTACAACCCCTTCAGCCAGTTCATCGTACGCGTAACGAACGGTCCGCTTCTGCCCTTACGGCGCCTGATACCGGGCTTCTTTGGGATCGACTTCGCGTCCGCGGCACTGCTCATCATGCTCGAGGCCCTGAAGATCACGCTGATGGCGCTCGTCGAGCGCGTGGCGCCGCACTTTGCGGGCATCCTGATCCTGAGCCTCGCGGATCTGATCCAGCTTACGCTTTATGTCCTGATCGCGGCGATCTTCGTGCGCGTACTCATGGGCTGGGTGAGCCCCTATGGCGAGCACCCGTTCACGGATCTCGCCATCCACCTGACCGAGCCGTTCATGCGTCCGGCCCGGCGCCTGCTACCCTTGATCTCCGGAATCGACCTCTCGCCAGTCCTGGTGGTCATAGGTCTCGAGCTCATCGCCATACTGGTCGTACAGCCGTTGCACCACCTCGGGCTTACGCTCCTTACGTGAACCGCGTGACTCGAGGGGCCCTCGAGTTGCTGGCGGCAGCGGCACTCATCCTGGCCGGCAACGCCTACCTCACGCGCCACGCCGCCGATGGGCGCGCCCCGCCGCTGCCCGGCGCGAGCCTGAACGGGCACGCCCCGCCGATCGCGGCCGGACGCGCCCTGCTCATCGATTTCTTTGCGACCTGGTGTCCGGTGTGCCG
The DNA window shown above is from Acidiferrobacter sp. SPIII_3 and carries:
- a CDS encoding PilT/PilU family type 4a pilus ATPase; the protein is MGFLDLLRLMVEKGASDLYITAGVAPSLRVDGKLAPVTRQALTADQARQFVYSIMNEEQRSEFEETNECNFAINPQGVGRFRVNVFRQQQRVGMVLRKIETRIPHFEELNLPPVLKDIALTKRGLVIFVGATGSGKSTSLAAMVGYRNQYSNGHIITIEDPIEFVHEHKNCIITQREVGVDTDSFETALKNTLRQAPDVILIGEVRARETMDYAIAFAETGHLCLTTLHANSANQALDRIINFFPEDRRAQLLMDLSLNLKAVVSQRLIPKKDGAGRVAAVEIMINSPLIADLILKGEVHGIKELMAKSEEAGMQTFDQALFGLYEAGLIDYDEAMRNADSQNDLRLRIKLHGKDAKEAALGDSLRNITF
- a CDS encoding type IV pilus twitching motility protein PilT, which translates into the protein MDIAELLAFSYKQNASDLHLSAGLPPLIRVDGDVKRINVDPLDERAVHNMVYDIMNDKQQKEYEERLECDFSFELPNIARFRVNAFNQNRGPGAVFRTIPSKVLTLEQLNAPGIFKQIADQPRGIVLVTGPTGSGKSTTLAAMIDHVNESRREHILTIEDPIEFVHTSKNCLINQREVHRDTLGFENALRSALREDPDVILVGELRDLETIRLALTAAETGHLVFATLHTSSAAKTIDRVVDVFPAAEKEMVRSMLSESLRAVISQTLLKKVGGGRIAAHEIMIGTPAIRNLIRENKIAQMYSAIQTSQSVGMQTLDQCLMELVRSRQVSPEEARGKAANKEAFTNNNGAAAAARR
- the proC gene encoding pyrroline-5-carboxylate reductase, whose amino-acid sequence is MQNFSIGIIGAGHMGLALASGLASRMAPDRIAVSDPHADKRQRVHDLGISAMADNDSVVARADLLVLAVKPQAMRDLCAAIAPRVRERRPLVVSVAAGIRGADIARWLEGGPAIIRAMPNTPALINAGVSVLWANDEATPTQREAAATVLGAVSQVFWLADEALMDAATAISGSGPAYFFLMVEALAAAGAMLGLPPDLSAALAAGTAAGAGRMVHDHPGEAALLRARVTSPGGTTERAIKSLLGEGFMEMFGRAAQAACDRSRELGEQLGAA
- a CDS encoding YggT family protein, coding for MSYLSQALAFLIDTLFGMYVILVLLRFLLQLTHADFYNPFSQFIVRVTNGPLLPLRRLIPGFFGIDFASAALLIMLEALKITLMALVERVAPHFAGILILSLADLIQLTLYVLIAAIFVRVLMGWVSPYGEHPFTDLAIHLTEPFMRPARRLLPLISGIDLSPVLVVIGLELIAILVVQPLHHLGLTLLT